Proteins encoded in a region of the Candidatus Obscuribacter sp. genome:
- a CDS encoding GNAT family N-acetyltransferase, whose product MVTDLIVRDLKATDEDQWRAMWNGYCTFYEATVAADITETLWSRLLDANGTVKAIVAEDENGEAAGFAIYIIHPYTWGKNSVCYLEDLFVKPSARGKGLGGALIDHLMARGRSAQWDRLYWMTANDNAGARKLYDRYVQADQFVRYVVKLT is encoded by the coding sequence ATAGTGACTGATTTAATAGTGCGCGACCTCAAAGCCACCGATGAAGATCAATGGCGGGCGATGTGGAATGGCTATTGTACTTTTTACGAGGCGACAGTTGCTGCTGACATCACAGAAACCCTTTGGTCGCGGCTGCTCGACGCTAATGGTACCGTCAAAGCAATTGTCGCCGAAGACGAAAATGGTGAAGCGGCGGGTTTTGCCATTTATATCATTCACCCTTATACCTGGGGCAAAAACTCAGTTTGCTACCTGGAAGATTTGTTTGTGAAGCCCTCTGCGCGGGGAAAAGGTTTGGGCGGCGCTCTCATTGATCATTTGATGGCGCGTGGGCGTAGTGCTCAATGGGACAGGCTTTACTGGATGACGGCAAATGATAATGCCGGTGCGCGCAAACTTTATGATCGATATGTGCAGGCCGATCAATTTGTACGCTACGTTGTAAAACTCACTTAA
- a CDS encoding HAMP domain-containing histidine kinase, with the protein MTLLDVYRYDSGTKQLIQGPFDLSDVASSVINSFAEQAQAKKIELVLQKPFETHLTLMDDEEIARVIQNFISNSLKHSQKNSRVTINIDYSADEAILTVTDQGRGISEEDKPRLFQRFWQTTSGGRYYASTGLGLYLCRLIVEVHNGRIWCESELGKGSTFGIAIPDREFD; encoded by the coding sequence TTGACTCTGCTTGACGTGTACCGTTATGACAGCGGCACCAAACAACTAATACAAGGACCGTTTGATCTCAGTGACGTGGCAAGCTCTGTAATAAATAGTTTTGCCGAGCAAGCACAGGCAAAAAAAATCGAGCTAGTCTTGCAAAAGCCCTTTGAGACTCACTTGACACTGATGGACGACGAAGAAATCGCGCGTGTCATTCAAAATTTCATCAGCAATTCACTCAAACATTCGCAAAAAAATTCACGCGTAACAATCAACATAGACTACTCAGCAGACGAAGCCATACTTACCGTCACAGATCAGGGGCGTGGCATCAGCGAAGAAGACAAGCCAAGACTCTTTCAAAGATTTTGGCAAACAACATCCGGTGGTCGCTACTATGCCAGCACCGGACTGGGACTTTATCTGTGCAGACTCATTGTTGAAGTGCACAATGGCCGCATCTGGTGCGAATCAGAATTGGGCAAAGGCTCGACATTTGGAATTGCCATCCCGGATAGAGAATTTGATTGA
- a CDS encoding SRPBCC domain-containing protein translates to MVELEANFDQMTRFGVMKHLKILESASLVTTRKSGRFKYHYLNAVPLQEISDRWISRFAAPWSAALADLKNDLEMPKDNGKEMENQVVKTKPQHVFVTVIKTTPEKLWSALTDGKITPAYYYGATFDGEIRKGAQYSYIGPDGNSFVSGEILEAIKPEKLVMTFKGEWMPGMQDDKPSRVTYEILQQGDCCRLTLIHDQFEAETQTFKNTGGGWPGIISGLKTLLETGQPLNYNPMGG, encoded by the coding sequence TTGGTGGAGCTAGAGGCAAATTTTGATCAGATGACACGTTTTGGTGTCATGAAGCATCTCAAGATTTTAGAGTCGGCTTCCCTTGTCACGACGCGCAAAAGCGGGCGCTTCAAATATCACTACTTAAATGCCGTTCCATTGCAAGAGATATCCGACCGCTGGATATCTCGCTTTGCTGCACCCTGGTCGGCTGCACTGGCTGATCTAAAGAACGATTTGGAGATGCCGAAGGACAACGGAAAAGAAATGGAGAATCAAGTGGTAAAAACAAAACCACAACACGTATTCGTTACTGTGATCAAAACTACTCCTGAGAAGCTTTGGTCGGCCCTGACAGACGGAAAGATTACACCTGCCTACTATTATGGTGCCACCTTTGATGGGGAAATCCGGAAAGGGGCTCAGTATTCTTACATCGGGCCAGACGGTAACAGTTTTGTTAGTGGCGAGATTTTAGAGGCTATTAAGCCAGAGAAGTTGGTGATGACCTTTAAGGGTGAGTGGATGCCAGGTATGCAGGACGACAAGCCAAGTCGAGTGACATACGAAATTTTGCAGCAAGGGGATTGTTGCCGGCTAACCTTGATTCATGATCAGTTTGAAGCTGAAACACAGACTTTCAAGAACACTGGCGGAGGCTGGCCCGGTATTATTTCGGGACTTAAGACTCTGCTTGAAACAGGCCAACCATTAAACTACAACCCCATGGGTGGTTAG
- a CDS encoding NAD(P)-binding protein: MQNLDEENKTLSRRSFVVKAAKLAALAAGANWLDLLAARPAQGQSKSIKGAGRASSFGSVRSKKYKYSRWLGDDFAVGHQMRNGDLPDIKSLKADGSAADKVDFVIVGGGIAALAAAYKLKSESFILLEQYDRAGGQSISGSHNGLDYALGAAYFVDNDGPAGQLTAELGLKPACLDQNMDAFWLDKRWQRPQNFAARGLKQLKEIVSPIAKSLRQQTLADFDSALFTADNTPFSKSLTALDGKFRAYLDCF; encoded by the coding sequence ATGCAAAATCTGGATGAAGAAAATAAAACTCTTTCCCGGCGCAGTTTTGTGGTCAAGGCAGCCAAGCTGGCAGCCTTAGCAGCCGGTGCCAACTGGCTCGATCTCTTGGCAGCACGACCAGCGCAAGGTCAATCCAAATCTATTAAAGGCGCAGGTCGAGCCAGCAGCTTTGGCAGTGTGCGCAGCAAAAAGTACAAATACTCACGATGGCTGGGTGACGACTTTGCCGTGGGCCATCAAATGCGCAATGGCGATTTGCCTGACATCAAAAGCCTAAAAGCCGATGGTAGCGCCGCGGACAAAGTGGACTTTGTCATCGTCGGCGGCGGTATTGCCGCTCTAGCTGCCGCATACAAGCTCAAAAGCGAGAGTTTTATACTACTAGAGCAATATGACAGAGCCGGCGGCCAGTCGATAAGCGGCAGCCACAACGGGCTTGATTATGCTCTGGGTGCAGCCTACTTTGTCGATAACGATGGACCTGCCGGGCAATTGACAGCAGAGTTGGGACTCAAACCTGCCTGCCTGGACCAAAACATGGACGCATTTTGGCTCGATAAACGCTGGCAAAGACCTCAAAACTTTGCAGCGAGAGGTCTTAAGCAGCTAAAAGAAATAGTCAGTCCCATAGCTAAAAGCTTGAGGCAACAAACACTGGCTGATTTTGACTCGGCTCTGTTTACTGCCGATAACACACCTTTTAGCAAGTCACTCACCGCCCTTGATGGCAAGTTTAGAGCCTATCTAGATTGCTTTTAA
- a CDS encoding response regulator transcription factor translates to MTNDDQNLVDAGKIRVLLVEDHVLTRIGLKTVLARTSDITVVGEADNGLDAIQKVEELKPDVVLMDVGMPVMDGIEAADQLRTSHPEVNIIMLTSHDNDQDIFASLAAGAGGYCLKDVLPERLYMAIRSVKAGDIWLDSAIASRVIRLYNNPKARNPQRVSGAQPAAQTGPGAHGDVSAPNVSDGATVNDARSAGGFAFTPNKTLNAPAGDSSTVSKRAAQSQSISGSQQVLSGTSEINAGRDGSAGGAGVAGSNQTNLTEPLSPRELEVLALLVEGLSNQDIADRLIISLATAKTHVRNILNKMAVDDRTQAAVLAMRRGLV, encoded by the coding sequence ATGACAAATGATGATCAAAATCTAGTAGACGCAGGCAAAATCAGGGTTTTGCTGGTTGAAGACCATGTACTTACACGCATCGGTCTCAAGACTGTGCTCGCTCGCACATCGGATATCACCGTGGTGGGAGAGGCCGACAACGGTCTAGATGCCATTCAAAAAGTGGAAGAGCTAAAACCTGACGTTGTCCTCATGGATGTGGGCATGCCTGTGATGGATGGTATCGAAGCGGCAGACCAGCTTAGGACCAGCCACCCGGAAGTCAATATCATTATGTTGACTTCTCATGACAATGACCAGGATATATTTGCGTCGCTAGCAGCTGGCGCCGGTGGGTATTGCCTCAAAGACGTATTGCCTGAGCGTCTATATATGGCTATTCGTTCTGTCAAAGCTGGCGATATCTGGCTTGATTCTGCTATAGCCAGTCGAGTTATTCGTTTGTATAACAATCCAAAAGCTCGTAATCCGCAGAGAGTATCTGGTGCACAACCTGCCGCTCAGACTGGCCCTGGTGCTCATGGCGATGTGTCAGCGCCCAATGTCTCCGATGGGGCGACTGTTAATGATGCAAGATCCGCTGGTGGTTTTGCCTTTACTCCCAACAAGACTCTTAATGCCCCAGCTGGAGATAGCTCAACAGTATCAAAACGGGCGGCACAATCACAGTCTATCTCTGGCTCACAGCAAGTGTTGTCTGGCACCAGTGAGATAAATGCTGGTAGAGATGGTAGCGCTGGTGGTGCTGGTGTCGCTGGTAGCAATCAGACTAATTTGACAGAGCCTCTCAGTCCTCGTGAGCTTGAAGTCCTGGCTTTGCTGGTAGAGGGTTTATCCAATCAGGATATAGCTGACCGTTTGATTATTTCTCTGGCAACAGCAAAAACCCATGTGCGCAATATCCTCAACAAGATGGCTGTTGATGATCGCACTCAGGCTGCGGTGCTAGCTATGCGCCGTGGACTTGTATAA
- a CDS encoding nucleotidyl transferase AbiEii/AbiGii toxin family protein — translation MLGFVTVILDAWKTGDVLQGRQSLSKVYNVIDRFSEDIDVTIDYRESAPALTGNETPSQLNKLSVGLKASVLNHTKNKLMPYFLNSLREQFGAGYGSVELTADGEKLYVHYESVLNSKGTEYVPTSVLLEFGGRNITEPNEKHVVTPYLVPISQAVTYPEPELKVLAMERTYWEKATLIHVECRRKSVKGNAERISRHWYDLFKMSGDLQRYFTVKMYELLESVVRQKKAFYNSSWASYEDCLVGGLRLVPEEALRQILENDFAEMRAAGMFYSDPPTFEVILSHLGKVESVLNEVIRKRGRVI, via the coding sequence TTGCTGGGCTTTGTCACGGTTATTCTCGATGCCTGGAAAACTGGAGATGTCCTTCAAGGGCGGCAATCCTTATCAAAGGTATATAACGTGATTGATCGTTTCTCTGAGGACATTGATGTCACGATTGACTATCGAGAGTCAGCGCCTGCCTTAACTGGAAATGAGACTCCTAGCCAGTTAAATAAATTGAGCGTAGGTCTTAAGGCGAGCGTTCTTAACCATACCAAAAACAAGCTGATGCCATATTTTCTGAACTCTCTGCGTGAACAATTTGGAGCTGGATACGGGAGCGTTGAGCTTACTGCAGACGGAGAGAAGCTATATGTGCATTATGAATCTGTACTAAATAGCAAAGGCACTGAGTATGTGCCTACTAGCGTTTTGCTTGAGTTTGGCGGACGCAATATCACTGAGCCAAATGAAAAACATGTTGTGACGCCGTATTTGGTGCCAATATCCCAGGCCGTCACGTATCCTGAGCCGGAGTTAAAAGTACTAGCGATGGAGCGCACATATTGGGAGAAGGCTACTCTCATTCATGTGGAGTGCAGGCGCAAGTCCGTTAAGGGTAACGCTGAAAGAATATCCCGTCACTGGTATGACTTATTTAAAATGTCAGGGGATTTGCAGCGCTACTTCACAGTAAAAATGTATGAGCTTTTAGAAAGCGTGGTGAGGCAAAAGAAAGCGTTTTACAATTCCAGCTGGGCTAGTTATGAAGACTGTTTGGTCGGTGGTCTAAGGCTTGTTCCAGAGGAGGCGTTGAGGCAAATTCTGGAAAATGATTTTGCTGAAATGAGAGCCGCTGGGATGTTTTATAGTGACCCGCCAACCTTTGAAGTGATTTTAAGCCATTTAGGTAAGGTGGAATCTGTGCTAAACGAAGTTATTCGCAAGCGGGGAAGAGTAATTTAG
- a CDS encoding helix-turn-helix transcriptional regulator: protein MIQQSVEKSEFAALNRSDAKLIDFGLSVLSPRWTSEILIDLASGPKRTTQLLRDLEGVSAKTLCQRLRKLSELSLVSRATFAEVPPRVEYSLTKSGTELTSILNALKTLGSELATKHMPASAMTKAACDEVVDVSVEEFGYNDMSQASAAQ from the coding sequence ATGATCCAGCAAAGTGTAGAAAAGTCAGAGTTTGCAGCACTAAATAGATCTGATGCAAAACTCATTGACTTTGGTTTGTCCGTATTGAGTCCAAGATGGACTTCTGAGATATTGATCGACTTAGCCAGTGGACCAAAGCGCACAACCCAGCTGCTAAGAGATCTCGAAGGCGTAAGTGCTAAAACATTGTGCCAAAGACTGCGTAAGCTCAGTGAGCTTAGCCTGGTTTCGAGAGCAACTTTTGCAGAAGTGCCACCACGGGTGGAGTACTCTCTTACTAAGAGTGGTACTGAGCTAACAAGTATCCTCAATGCTCTTAAGACTCTCGGTAGTGAGCTAGCCACAAAGCATATGCCAGCATCCGCGATGACAAAAGCAGCTTGTGATGAAGTAGTGGATGTTTCAGTCGAAGAATTCGGCTACAACGATATGTCCCAGGCTTCAGCAGCTCAGTAA
- a CDS encoding rhomboid family intramembrane serine protease, which yields MQKSKSLSALIAALCISVYVCQLFLSGEPISMQALLVAPVELLHKMGANFAPITLLQNQYWRLLTFGFLHAGIIHLALNSYALMEFGPMAEAALGKKVFVFIYILTGVVGGLTSILVNPLQTSVGASASICGVLGAFIFVSWFKRERENSHRLRKPELILLLVFLSYSLLLGFTSEFVDNGAHLGGFFTGVLAAAMLTVKTHSPAASFRIRFASIVALIALCPVLIEIDRRRMDNNPVVDCYLLTTDGIKLVKEKKYLHGLAKLNDALKIKPDDKSARLARGEAYLELDMTKPALEDFNQLLKVDPKDRGALSRRSQLYHELGESDKAVADLDIAIKADPRKAILYNNRAWVRLPLYSQPGVFDLCLQDCDQAIKLDRHLMSAYDSRGTVYLFKGDYAKARADFELCKKNKDSADAAELHLAILDKLAGDNAKAASEFANYEKNEYEADPFELQFYKDKFGMDILDKTKKETDKDEKAERQDPK from the coding sequence ATGCAAAAGAGCAAGAGTCTTTCGGCGCTAATTGCCGCCCTTTGCATCTCTGTATATGTTTGCCAGCTCTTTCTCAGTGGCGAGCCAATCTCCATGCAGGCTCTACTGGTGGCGCCTGTTGAACTGCTCCACAAGATGGGCGCCAATTTTGCTCCCATTACTTTGCTACAAAATCAGTACTGGCGCCTGCTTACATTTGGCTTTCTGCATGCCGGTATCATCCACCTGGCCCTCAATAGCTACGCTCTGATGGAATTTGGACCCATGGCAGAGGCAGCTCTTGGCAAAAAGGTCTTTGTCTTTATCTATATCTTGACTGGTGTCGTAGGCGGGCTGACGAGCATTCTAGTAAATCCGCTGCAAACATCGGTGGGAGCATCGGCATCCATTTGTGGAGTGCTCGGGGCTTTTATCTTTGTCTCCTGGTTTAAGCGCGAGCGCGAAAATTCTCACAGACTGCGCAAACCTGAGCTTATTTTGCTACTGGTTTTTCTCAGCTACAGCTTACTGCTGGGCTTTACTAGTGAGTTTGTCGACAATGGCGCGCACCTGGGAGGATTTTTTACTGGCGTACTAGCAGCGGCTATGCTCACTGTCAAAACCCATTCGCCTGCTGCGAGCTTCCGCATCAGATTTGCCTCTATTGTGGCTTTAATAGCGCTCTGTCCGGTACTTATAGAGATAGACCGCAGACGCATGGACAATAACCCTGTAGTCGATTGTTATCTACTCACCACCGATGGTATCAAGCTCGTCAAAGAAAAAAAATATTTGCATGGGCTGGCAAAACTCAATGACGCTCTCAAAATAAAACCAGATGATAAAAGCGCCCGGCTTGCCAGAGGTGAGGCTTATCTGGAGCTAGACATGACCAAGCCCGCGCTTGAGGACTTTAACCAATTGCTCAAGGTCGACCCAAAAGATCGTGGTGCCCTATCCAGACGCTCACAGCTCTACCATGAGTTAGGCGAGTCAGACAAAGCTGTAGCCGATCTCGATATCGCTATCAAAGCAGACCCGCGCAAAGCCATACTCTATAACAACCGCGCCTGGGTAAGACTGCCCTTGTACAGTCAACCAGGTGTCTTTGATCTTTGCCTGCAAGACTGCGACCAGGCGATTAAACTCGATCGCCATTTGATGAGCGCATATGACAGCAGAGGCACGGTCTATCTATTTAAAGGTGACTATGCAAAAGCGCGTGCTGATTTTGAGCTTTGCAAAAAAAATAAAGACTCGGCAGACGCTGCCGAATTGCATCTGGCAATACTGGATAAACTAGCTGGGGACAATGCCAAAGCCGCCAGTGAATTTGCCAACTATGAAAAGAACGAATACGAAGCAGATCCTTTTGAGCTGCAATTTTATAAAGACAAATTTGGTATGGACATTTTAGATAAGACTAAGAAAGAGACAGACAAAGATGAAAAGGCTGAAAGACAAGATCCTAAGTGA
- a CDS encoding universal stress protein, protein MKVLIALDGSECSKNALDHVGGRPWQKDDVFLIAHVVEPIPVDIGIAYVPSAYTQTDGVAAEAANKLMEVAAKQLKDALPDNTVETKVAFGMVKNEIVDLAKSWPADLIVIGSHGRKGFNRLLLGSVAEEVLAAAPCSVEVVKHPEHPDHH, encoded by the coding sequence ATGAAAGTCTTAATTGCACTAGACGGATCTGAATGTTCGAAGAATGCTTTAGACCATGTTGGTGGCAGACCGTGGCAAAAGGATGATGTCTTTTTGATTGCCCATGTAGTTGAGCCGATACCTGTCGATATTGGCATCGCCTATGTGCCCAGTGCCTATACCCAGACTGATGGCGTTGCTGCTGAGGCTGCCAATAAATTGATGGAAGTAGCCGCAAAGCAGCTAAAGGACGCGCTCCCAGACAATACAGTCGAGACCAAAGTTGCTTTTGGCATGGTCAAAAACGAGATTGTGGATCTAGCTAAGAGCTGGCCGGCTGATCTAATAGTAATCGGCTCGCATGGACGCAAAGGCTTTAATCGTCTCTTGCTTGGCTCTGTAGCTGAGGAAGTCCTGGCTGCTGCACCATGCTCGGTGGAAGTAGTTAAACATCCTGAACATCCAGATCATCACTAG
- the xpt gene encoding xanthine phosphoribosyltransferase has product MKRLKDKILSEGKYLGNGILKVDSFMNHQIDPQLMKEVGEEFARRFKDQNPTRILTAESSGIAPALSAALVLGVPLVFARKHQPVTMAQNPFKESAMSHTKGNMVELIVSPEYLFATDRVLILDDFLASARTIKALVKLVQASGATLVGIGAVIEKAFEGGRNEVSNLGVPVESLAAIASFDGDKVVFRE; this is encoded by the coding sequence ATGAAAAGGCTGAAAGACAAGATCCTAAGTGAAGGCAAATATCTGGGCAACGGCATTTTAAAAGTTGATTCGTTTATGAATCACCAGATAGATCCCCAGCTGATGAAAGAAGTGGGCGAAGAATTTGCCCGCCGATTTAAGGACCAAAATCCAACTAGAATTTTGACAGCCGAATCATCAGGCATAGCACCAGCACTATCAGCCGCGCTTGTACTGGGTGTGCCACTGGTTTTTGCACGCAAGCACCAACCAGTCACAATGGCTCAAAACCCTTTTAAAGAGTCAGCAATGTCTCACACAAAAGGCAATATGGTTGAGCTGATTGTCTCGCCAGAGTATTTGTTTGCTACTGACCGTGTGCTCATCCTCGATGACTTTTTAGCCAGCGCTCGCACCATCAAAGCGCTGGTCAAGCTAGTACAAGCAAGCGGAGCAACACTGGTAGGTATTGGTGCTGTAATAGAAAAAGCCTTTGAAGGCGGGCGCAATGAAGTCTCAAACCTCGGTGTACCAGTAGAGTCACTGGCAGCAATCGCTAGCTTTGATGGGGACAAAGTGGTTTTTAGGGAGTGA
- a CDS encoding NAD(P)H-dependent oxidoreductase, whose protein sequence is MKVLIVHAHHEPKSFCSALADRAKEELIKQGHDVTVSDLYVMKFNPVSDRSNFTTVKDSGYLKQQAEEMYATEENGFAPDLEAEMEKLEQCDALIFTFPLWWFGMPAILKGWCDRVLASGRIYGGGKFYESGLGQSQKRAMLITTTGGGTNVYDGWGLNPALERLMEPVQHGIFWFNGFLPLEPFVAWSPARLSQTEREQYLSKLGDRISTFFEEKPLNLPLMADFPNWGPDAKNRYRVVVKRIAPIDDKFMSLVAAEQQTIAQLKREGVLMDFEMSANDDPEWRAFMKIRAADDIELHKHLQRLPLASYLHFDITKLKPVAQAAELSPAH, encoded by the coding sequence ATGAAGGTCTTAATCGTACATGCTCATCATGAACCCAAAAGCTTTTGCTCAGCGCTAGCAGACCGAGCCAAAGAAGAGCTGATCAAACAGGGTCATGATGTTACAGTTTCAGATTTGTACGTAATGAAGTTCAACCCGGTGTCAGACCGCAGTAATTTCACTACTGTTAAAGATTCAGGCTATTTGAAGCAGCAAGCGGAAGAAATGTACGCAACTGAGGAGAATGGCTTTGCTCCTGACCTGGAAGCAGAAATGGAAAAACTTGAGCAGTGTGATGCATTGATATTTACATTTCCGCTCTGGTGGTTTGGTATGCCAGCAATACTAAAAGGCTGGTGTGATCGTGTACTGGCCTCTGGAAGAATTTACGGTGGCGGAAAATTTTACGAATCAGGCTTGGGTCAAAGCCAAAAGAGAGCGATGCTCATTACAACCACAGGCGGTGGCACTAATGTATACGATGGTTGGGGTTTAAACCCTGCCCTTGAGAGACTGATGGAGCCGGTCCAGCATGGCATTTTCTGGTTTAACGGATTTCTTCCACTAGAGCCCTTTGTGGCATGGTCTCCGGCTCGCTTGTCGCAGACCGAGCGCGAGCAATATCTCAGCAAGCTTGGAGACAGGATTAGTACTTTCTTTGAGGAAAAACCATTAAACCTGCCTCTCATGGCAGACTTCCCCAATTGGGGCCCAGATGCAAAAAACCGTTATCGCGTCGTGGTCAAGCGCATTGCCCCAATAGATGACAAATTTATGTCTTTAGTGGCAGCAGAACAACAGACCATTGCCCAACTCAAGCGCGAAGGTGTGCTCATGGACTTTGAAATGAGCGCTAATGATGACCCTGAGTGGAGGGCTTTCATGAAAATTCGCGCTGCCGATGATATCGAATTACACAAACATCTTCAACGACTGCCACTGGCATCTTATTTGCATTTCGACATAACCAAGCTCAAACCAGTAGCTCAAGCAGCAGAGCTATCGCCCGCTCACTAA
- a CDS encoding universal stress protein: MNILVSLDGSESSQRAIDFISQRPWLDDDHFLIISVVEADKADVSMASALTKTTEAYFGDCEKVLSAGREKVKEKLPKNKVETRILTGPVKDTILECAKEFGADLIVMGSQGRKGLNRFILGSVAEGVLRGAPCSVQIVRRKA; this comes from the coding sequence ATGAATATCCTGGTCTCTCTTGATGGCTCCGAAAGCTCTCAAAGAGCTATTGATTTCATTTCACAGCGTCCCTGGCTAGATGATGATCATTTTTTGATTATCAGTGTAGTCGAGGCTGATAAGGCGGATGTCAGCATGGCATCGGCATTGACCAAAACCACCGAGGCTTATTTTGGCGATTGCGAGAAAGTGCTGTCGGCTGGTCGCGAAAAAGTTAAAGAGAAACTCCCCAAAAACAAGGTTGAGACTAGAATTTTGACCGGACCTGTCAAAGACACAATTCTCGAATGCGCCAAAGAATTTGGAGCAGACTTAATTGTGATGGGCTCGCAGGGACGCAAAGGACTCAACCGCTTTATCCTGGGCAGTGTCGCTGAGGGTGTACTCAGGGGCGCACCCTGCTCTGTGCAAATCGTGCGTCGCAAAGCCTGA
- a CDS encoding CAP domain-containing protein: MRALDSYKGMQLVSLCILSFVLSSYSSTVAAPANGAGKASSRGAGNQVVYGLSQKQEFSTALGAWGVPAAVLVGGKRVRGFYVTGLTGQGLSNDLGLASGDVLLNLGGHGLDSAPLADHILAQTKAGNLKASVARVRGNSVSLKNPLISFGGFSFAPKESKKVVMSGEQLSQFRDADDAKDPITETPNIAALESYMFNRVNQDRAANGGLPPLRRSGSLSRVARAFAEDMAKRGFFDHRDPEGRMPKDRARDAGITAPVSENIAWQKNFFAFEKIVDQCEDNMMNEPPNDPNNHRGNILNPRHACMGVGVAVVLPHSVICVQEFSSQDLP; encoded by the coding sequence ATGAGAGCGCTCGACTCATATAAAGGAATGCAGTTAGTCAGTCTGTGTATCTTGTCTTTTGTCTTAAGCAGTTATAGCTCAACAGTAGCGGCCCCCGCTAATGGCGCTGGTAAAGCCTCATCGAGGGGCGCGGGCAATCAAGTCGTTTATGGACTTAGCCAAAAGCAAGAATTTAGCACGGCTCTGGGAGCATGGGGCGTGCCTGCGGCGGTACTTGTCGGTGGCAAACGAGTGCGCGGCTTTTATGTGACAGGACTGACTGGTCAGGGACTATCCAATGATCTGGGTCTGGCAAGCGGTGATGTACTGCTCAATCTTGGTGGTCACGGTCTAGATAGCGCCCCGCTAGCTGATCATATCCTCGCCCAGACAAAAGCTGGCAATCTAAAAGCATCGGTAGCAAGAGTGCGCGGCAATAGTGTGAGCCTCAAGAATCCACTTATAAGCTTTGGTGGATTTAGCTTTGCCCCCAAAGAATCAAAAAAAGTAGTAATGAGCGGCGAGCAACTGAGTCAGTTTAGAGATGCCGACGATGCTAAAGATCCAATTACGGAGACACCAAACATAGCGGCACTAGAATCCTATATGTTTAACCGAGTCAATCAAGACCGCGCAGCCAATGGCGGACTGCCGCCACTCAGACGTAGTGGCTCACTCAGTAGAGTGGCGCGCGCATTTGCCGAGGACATGGCCAAACGTGGATTTTTTGATCACCGTGATCCAGAGGGACGCATGCCAAAAGATCGCGCTCGTGATGCTGGTATCACAGCACCCGTATCAGAAAACATCGCCTGGCAGAAGAACTTTTTTGCCTTTGAAAAAATTGTGGACCAGTGCGAAGACAATATGATGAATGAACCGCCAAACGATCCTAATAATCACCGCGGCAATATTCTCAACCCACGTCACGCCTGTATGGGTGTCGGAGTAGCGGTTGTTTTACCGCACTCAGTTATCTGTGTACAGGAATTTAGCTCACAAGACTTACCTTAA
- a CDS encoding PAS domain-containing protein, with translation MPDTHSPDQDNNSLDWGQNQRAVVDLLEPLQERIVEEIVNRVSHGGLKDMSAAELKETARAIAETIFTDMSSSIDLQFTARDKALHEKQDSIVRLESERKVTKNILESAPVGIVRLDSDFVIKEVNAAFIEIANLKERSQISDKHLNEICPGIGIARFEKALAAGQTYQVQAEVGVFGESDTRFFDWAAWPVTAEFGLRDGLIAMFTNISDRVTLQQQREDFVATLTHDLKTPILAANRALSLVVEVTLAP, from the coding sequence ATGCCTGATACACACTCACCCGATCAAGACAATAATTCCCTCGATTGGGGACAAAACCAGAGGGCTGTCGTTGACCTCTTAGAGCCGCTGCAAGAGCGCATTGTCGAAGAAATCGTCAATCGAGTCAGCCACGGCGGACTAAAAGACATGTCGGCTGCGGAGCTAAAAGAAACAGCCAGAGCCATTGCCGAGACAATATTTACTGATATGTCGAGCTCAATAGACTTGCAGTTTACGGCTCGAGACAAAGCTCTGCACGAAAAGCAAGACTCGATTGTCAGACTAGAAAGCGAAAGAAAAGTCACAAAAAACATCCTGGAGAGCGCGCCGGTAGGCATCGTGCGCCTTGACAGCGACTTTGTAATTAAAGAAGTCAACGCCGCTTTTATCGAAATCGCCAATCTAAAAGAACGCAGCCAGATTAGCGATAAACACTTAAACGAAATTTGTCCCGGTATCGGTATAGCCCGCTTTGAAAAGGCTCTAGCGGCTGGTCAAACCTATCAAGTGCAAGCCGAAGTGGGAGTGTTTGGCGAGAGTGATACCAGATTTTTTGACTGGGCGGCATGGCCTGTCACAGCAGAGTTTGGGCTGCGAGACGGTCTGATTGCAATGTTTACAAATATCTCCGATAGAGTGACTTTACAACAACAGCGCGAAGACTTTGTTGCCACTCTCACCCACGATCTCAAGACACCCATATTAGCTGCCAATCGTGCCCTATCACTGGTGGTGGAGGTGACTTTGGCACCATAA